A single window of Roseofilum reptotaenium CS-1145 DNA harbors:
- a CDS encoding RebB family R body protein gives MPSALPGDIRESVAIANAKSVAEQPAMLSNLAFANLAANTNLSQQNALSNQQAINQLAVTVVGNAVNRVSDLSSMEAIAVNKLDTGNDLAQQLIDLKAVTKQDPQSK, from the coding sequence ATGCCATCAGCATTGCCCGGAGATATTCGCGAATCGGTTGCTATTGCCAATGCTAAAAGTGTAGCCGAACAGCCAGCTATGCTTTCCAATTTGGCATTTGCTAATTTAGCTGCTAATACTAATTTATCTCAGCAAAATGCCCTGTCTAATCAACAGGCGATCAATCAACTAGCGGTTACTGTTGTTGGTAACGCAGTCAATCGGGTATCAGATTTGAGTTCGATGGAAGCCATCGCTGTCAACAAGTTAGATACAGGTAATGATCTGGCTCAACAACTAATCGATCTCAAAGCTGTTACAAAACAAGATCCACAATCTAAATAG
- a CDS encoding calcium-binding protein, whose product MLQSVPEKQMRRVRSLLAIAWLLLIVSLIYDPISPLLTHPDTHWSLLRLDPRLFDPQRCHEVVTVQGQCFIERPYAIATRLFWGVIIGAIICIVFFFGHESWRRICPLSFFSQLPRLWGIQRQKQTTNPRTGKVRSEWVKIDPNSWLGRHHVAFQFGFLFVGLCLRMLFLDSHRLLLATFLSATILASIIVGYLFAGKTWCQYVCPMGPVELFYTGPRALWGSRAHEKTTSKITQSMCRAIDETGKEKSACVACKSACFDIDAERSYWDSLQDSQRKFFHYGYVGLVLAFYLYYIFYAGDLDYFFSGAWTHNGEQVQRVLTPGFYFFNLAIPIPRLIAVPLTFAVFTLGSYGILCRIEKAYKAYCLRHDREFSVEKVRHHVFSFSTFLTFNFLFSVGTHSTLELFPKWLEWGIQALVPILSAAWFYRTWNRSLSAYHKESVASSLRRQLSKLEFNFPEFLENRSLEDLKAEEIYVLAKVLPGFSQGSKVRVYQGILREMLEKKMTGSQESLELLTQVRLSLGIGEEMHFKVLSDLGEKYPELLYGDRPLIPMSSLSLSSLSK is encoded by the coding sequence ATGTTACAGAGTGTTCCTGAAAAACAGATGAGAAGGGTGCGATCGCTGCTGGCGATCGCCTGGTTGCTGTTAATTGTATCTCTGATCTACGATCCCATTTCACCCCTGTTAACCCATCCCGATACCCACTGGAGCTTACTGCGTCTCGATCCGAGGTTATTCGATCCGCAACGGTGTCACGAGGTGGTGACGGTGCAAGGACAGTGTTTTATTGAGCGTCCCTATGCGATCGCCACCCGACTCTTTTGGGGCGTTATTATCGGGGCAATCATTTGTATCGTTTTTTTCTTCGGTCATGAAAGTTGGCGCAGAATTTGTCCCCTCTCCTTCTTTTCCCAACTGCCTCGTTTATGGGGAATTCAACGGCAAAAACAAACCACGAATCCTCGCACGGGTAAAGTGCGCTCTGAATGGGTGAAAATTGACCCCAACTCTTGGCTCGGTCGCCATCATGTTGCCTTTCAGTTTGGATTTCTCTTCGTCGGTTTATGCCTGAGAATGTTATTTTTAGACTCCCATCGTCTCTTGTTAGCTACTTTTCTGAGCGCCACTATTTTAGCCAGTATAATTGTCGGCTATTTATTCGCTGGAAAAACCTGGTGTCAATATGTTTGCCCCATGGGGCCGGTCGAACTCTTTTACACTGGCCCCAGGGCATTATGGGGCAGTCGCGCCCATGAAAAAACTACGTCTAAAATTACCCAATCCATGTGCCGGGCGATCGATGAAACCGGCAAAGAAAAAAGTGCTTGTGTTGCCTGTAAATCTGCTTGTTTTGACATTGATGCAGAACGGAGTTATTGGGACTCTTTGCAAGACTCACAGCGCAAGTTTTTCCATTATGGCTATGTGGGGCTAGTGTTGGCATTTTATTTATATTACATTTTCTATGCTGGCGACTTAGACTACTTTTTCTCTGGGGCTTGGACCCATAATGGGGAGCAAGTACAACGAGTTTTGACCCCTGGCTTTTACTTTTTCAATCTAGCAATTCCCATTCCGAGATTAATTGCTGTTCCTCTGACCTTTGCAGTGTTCACTTTAGGGAGTTATGGGATCTTGTGCCGTATAGAAAAAGCCTATAAAGCCTACTGTCTACGCCACGATCGAGAATTTTCAGTAGAAAAAGTGCGCCATCATGTGTTTTCATTTTCTACCTTTTTGACGTTTAACTTTCTCTTTTCTGTGGGAACCCATTCTACTTTAGAGTTATTCCCGAAATGGCTAGAATGGGGAATTCAAGCTCTGGTTCCAATTTTAAGTGCTGCCTGGTTCTATCGAACTTGGAATCGATCGTTAAGTGCCTACCACAAAGAGAGTGTAGCCAGTAGTTTGCGTCGGCAACTGAGTAAGTTAGAGTTCAATTTTCCTGAATTCCTAGAAAATCGTTCTTTAGAGGATCTCAAAGCAGAAGAAATATATGTTTTGGCTAAGGTGCTGCCTGGATTTAGTCAAGGGTCTAAAGTGCGAGTTTACCAAGGGATTTTGCGAGAAATGTTGGAGAAGAAGATGACTGGTTCTCAGGAGTCTTTAGAGTTGTTAACTCAGGTACGGTTATCTTTGGGAATTGGGGAAGAAATGCACTTTAAGGTACTGTCTGATTTAGGGGAAAAGTATCCAGAGCTGTTGTATGGCGATCGCCCGTTAATTCCGATGTCAAGTTTGTCCCTTTCTTCTCTCTCAAAATAA
- a CDS encoding RebB family R body protein → MALTEKQITDAFPTDSDGKPEDKQKVILSLNQSIETLEEAGKSKTPHNSGGGSDSAGSDSVGGSGDALPDDIRESIAIANAKSVAEQPSMLSNLAFANLLTNGNLSQQNAVSNQQAINQLAVTVVGNAVNRVSDLSPMEAIAVNKLDTGNDVAQQLIDLKAVTKAPSKEESV, encoded by the coding sequence ATGGCACTAACAGAGAAACAGATTACAGATGCGTTTCCTACTGACAGTGATGGTAAGCCTGAAGATAAGCAAAAAGTGATTCTTAGTCTAAATCAAAGCATAGAGACACTAGAGGAGGCGGGAAAATCAAAGACTCCACATAACTCAGGAGGAGGAAGTGATTCAGCAGGAAGTGATTCAGTAGGAGGTAGTGGAGATGCTTTACCCGACGATATCCGTGAATCAATTGCCATTGCCAATGCTAAAAGCGTAGCCGAGCAACCATCAATGTTGTCGAATCTCGCTTTTGCTAATTTGCTCACCAATGGTAATTTATCTCAACAAAATGCTGTGTCTAACCAACAGGCGATCAATCAACTAGCGGTTACTGTTGTTGGTAACGCAGTCAATCGTGTATCAGATTTGAGTCCGATGGAAGCCATCGCTGTTAACAAGTTAGATACAGGTAATGATGTGGCTCAACAACTAATCGATCTCAAGGCTGTTACAAAAGCACCATCTAAAGAGGAATCAGTATAG
- a CDS encoding class I SAM-dependent methyltransferase produces the protein MTRAQHEFDVTQHFDESLSTQYDRRIRLFCPSYDALHQMLIPWLQELPKNANFLSAGAGTGAEIVNLGKVFSNWNFVAVDASGDMLNACHQRIKSVEMGNRVTLVNSKVQDYKFPGGFDGASSIFVAHFIRDKQEKLAYFSSLASNLKPGAILAIADLFGNRETLEFSRLLNALLMSYAGHGISEEQFDRDREHIERDVDFISESELFSLLNQAGFIKPLKFYQTYLFGGWIATRSG, from the coding sequence ATGACCCGAGCACAACATGAATTTGATGTCACCCAGCACTTCGATGAAAGCCTTTCTACCCAATACGATCGTAGAATTCGCTTATTTTGTCCCAGTTATGATGCTTTACATCAAATGTTAATTCCTTGGTTGCAAGAATTACCGAAAAATGCTAATTTTCTTTCCGCAGGGGCTGGGACTGGGGCAGAAATTGTAAACCTCGGAAAAGTCTTCTCCAACTGGAATTTTGTTGCTGTTGATGCTTCTGGCGATATGCTCAATGCTTGCCATCAGAGGATTAAAAGTGTGGAGATGGGTAATCGAGTCACATTGGTCAACAGCAAGGTGCAAGACTATAAATTCCCAGGTGGATTTGATGGCGCATCGTCTATCTTTGTTGCTCACTTCATTAGAGATAAGCAAGAAAAATTAGCCTACTTCAGTTCACTGGCGAGTAATTTGAAGCCTGGGGCAATTCTAGCGATCGCCGATCTGTTTGGCAATCGAGAAACCCTTGAATTTTCTCGATTGCTGAATGCTTTGCTAATGTCTTACGCAGGGCATGGTATCTCTGAAGAGCAATTCGATCGCGATCGAGAACATATAGAAAGAGATGTAGACTTTATCTCTGAGAGCGAATTGTTTTCTCTTTTAAATCAGGCTGGCTTTATCAAGCCCCTAAAGTTTTACCAAACCTATCTGTTTGGCGGTTGGATCGCCACTCGAAGCGGTTGA